The following nucleotide sequence is from Gemmatimonadota bacterium.
CTCGTTCACATTGATAAAGTTGACCACTCTATATCCTTGTGATGCTACTTCGTTGATCTTTTGTTCTATCGTTTCATCGTTAGAATGCTCGTTCACAGAAACGCATTTGTATTCGTACTGCTTTTCTGTTTCTGTTCCTTTCCACGTATTCATATTCTTGTCCTCCTCTTTCAATATATTGTGCGCCTCGAGAGTGCTTATTCCTTTACTCACTCCCTGCTCTCAAGACGCACAATATCTCGTGTTCAACAACCTTGACAATTTAGACCTTGACAGTTCATTTGTCAAGTATTCTTGCTAATTTGTCAACTCGGAATATGCCTTGTCAAATCCGCTTGTCTCAAACCGAAATGTAACGTCACCGAGACTGTAATATTCGAGTCTAAGCAAGCATACAGATGAACCCCTTAGCTGGTTGATTACCTGCGACACATTGTTGATAAATACTGCCTTGCCGTCTGTGGATTTCGATATACCGCTTTCCCACGATGGCTTTTCATCAACTCTGACCTTGATATAGTGAGGCTCGGAACCTCGCAGATTCACATATCCAGCATATAGGAACACATCTATATTGCCGTTCGTATTACGCACATATAAATGACAAGATTCTTGACGACCGAGTAAACTTGTCCAAGTTGAAGAAGTG
It contains:
- a CDS encoding DUF4177 domain-containing protein, which produces MNTWKGTETEKQYEYKCVSVNEHSNDETIEQKINEVASQGYRVVNFINVNEQILFTLERVSTT